The following proteins are encoded in a genomic region of Coffea eugenioides isolate CCC68of chromosome 6, Ceug_1.0, whole genome shotgun sequence:
- the LOC113773278 gene encoding dynamin-related protein 4C-like yields MGALINGSDFASEEITKSLVEVDHDQQEPLAIQAPIVSSYNERIRPLLDCVDRLRSLKVMQEGIQLPTIVVVGDQSSGKSSVLESLAGISLPRGQGICTRVPLVMRLQSHPSPQPELSLEFNGRVVSTDEEHIAEAISVATDEIAGRSKGISNVPLTLTVKKDGVPDLTMVDLPGITRVPVHGQPEDIYEQISAIIMEYIKPEESIILNVLSASVDFSTCESIRMSQKVDKTGERTLAVVTKADKAPEGLMEKVTADDVNIGLGYVCVRNRIGDESYEEARAEEAMLFQTHPLLSKINKSIVGIPVLAQKLVQIQATIISKCLPDIVRKINDKLAASVAELNKLPQKLNSVPEAVTAFMRIISSAKESLRKILVRGEFDEYPDEKEMHCTARLATMLSEYSDELQSISIKSEQKQNFLEEEISILEEAKGISLPNFLPRAAFLALLQKRVKAISATPAEFVNKFWEYLQGVLVPVLMKHSDNYPPLQSSIRRATQNLVSKKTEQSVDWVLQIIDMEKLTDYTCDPEYSATCHKLMARQDTFMELINDHWKPTSMEIDGFGVVEIGHLRNHVLVARQAFDLKMRMTAYWKIVLRRLVDCMALHLLFSIQNLVNKDMEAEMVNDLMGPYGGGVERMLEESPSVADRRCRLNRSIKLLRESKETVAGIMDGIAAYGD; encoded by the coding sequence ATGGGTGCACTAATCAATGGCTCCGATTTTGCTTCTGAagaaatcaccaaatccctcgTTGAAGTTGATCATGATCAACAAGAACCACTAGCAATCCAGGCCCCCATTGTATCATCCTACAATGAACGCATTAGGCCCTTGCTTGACTGCGTAGACAGGCTGCGAAGCCTCAAAGTCATGCAAGAAGGAATCCAGCTTCCAACAATTGTTGTTGTTGGAGATCAATCTTCAGGAAAGTCTAGTGTTCTAGAGTCGCTAGCAGGCATTAGCCTGCCCAGAGGACAGGGGATTTGCACGAGGGTTCCCTTGGTTATGAGGCTGCAAAGTCATCCCAGTCCCCAGCCGGAGCTGAGCTTAGAGTTCAATGGAAGAGTTGTTTCAACTGATGAGGAACATATTGCTGAGGCCATCAGCGTTGCAACTGACGAGATTGCTGGCAGAAGTAAGGGGATATCAAATGTTCCCCTGACTTTGACTGTTAAAAAGGATGGTGTCCCTGATCTTACTATGGTGGATTTGCCTGGGATTACTAGAGTTCCAGTTCACGGGCAGCCTGAAGACATCTACGAGCAAATTTCAGCAATCATTATGGAGTATATCAAACCAGAAGAAAGCATAATACTTAACGTTTTATCTGCTAGTGTTGATTTTTCGACCTGCGAATCCATTCGGATGTCCCAGAAAGTGGACAAAACCGGCGAAAGAACTCTAGCTGTAGTCACCAAGGCAGACAAGGCCCCTGAAGGCTTGATGGAGAAGGTAACAGCCGATGATGTGAACATTGGCCTTGGATACGTCTGCGTGAGAAATCGTATTGGCGACGAATCATACGAGGAAGCTCGAGCTGAAGAAGCTATGCTTTTCCAAACACATCCGCTGCTGTCCAAGATTAACAAGTCTATAGTTGGCATCCCTGTTTTAGCCCAGAAATTGGTGCAAATTCAGGCaactataatttcaaaatgCTTGCCAGATATCGTGAGGAAGATCAATGACAAGCTAGCTGCAAGTGTAGCAGAGCTGAACAAGTTGCCACAAAAGCTGAACTCAGTTCCTGAAGCGGTGACTGCTTTTATGCGTATCATATCTTCAGCCAAAGAGTCGCTGAGGAAAATACTTGTCAGAGGGGAATTCGACGAGTATCcagatgaaaaagaaatgcattGTACTGCAAGACTGGCAACGATGCTGAGCGAGTACTCTGACGAATTGCAGTCCATCTCTATCAAAAGCGAACAGAAGCAGAACTTCTTGGAGGAAGAGATTAGCATCCTGGAGGAAGCCAAAGGTATAAGCTTACCTAATTTCCTTCCTCGCGCAGCTTTTCTCGCTTTACTGCAAAAAAGGGTCAAGGCCATTTCTGCTACACCAGCTGAATTTGTGAACAAGTTCTGGGAGTATTTACAAGGGGTGCTGGTCCCTGTCTTGATGAAGCACTCTGACAACTACCCACCACTCCAATCTTCAATCAGAAGAGCTACCCAAAATCTTGTTTCCAAGAAAACGGAGCAGTCAGTGGATTGGGTACTGCAGATTATAGACATGGAGAAACTCACCGATTATACCTGCGATCCTGAATACTCTGCAACCTGTCATAAACTGATGGCAAGACAGGACACATTCATGGAACTTATTAATGATCATTGGAAGCCTACAAGCATGGAGATTGATGGTTTTGGTGTGGTTGAAATCGGGCATCTAAGAAATCATGTGCTGGTTGCACGACAAGCTTTTGATCTGAAAATGCGGATGACTGCTTATTGGAAGATTGTTCTGAGGAGGTTGGTTGATTGCATGGCTCTGCATTTACTCTTCAGCATCCAAAATCTGGTGAACAAAGACATGGAAGCTGAAATGGTGAACGACTTGATGGGACCTTACGGGGGTGGAGTGGAGCGGATGTTGGAGGAATCTCCATCTGTTGCTGATAGACGTTGCAGATTGAACAGAAGCATCAAGCTGCTGAGGGAGTCTAAAGAGACTGTTGCAGGGATAATGGACGGTATCGCTGCTTATGGCGATTAG
- the LOC113774827 gene encoding F-box protein At5g07610-like: MLSGEAGNADSSAESSQEEKAKSSAESSQKAGSRGRFIRHLSRARRISLSSQPPVPLPLEPASKLSPSIPETHHSQAAAIFIANNIDILQQILLYLPPKSLLRFQCVSKQWLSIISDPAFRRLHSRFYPTTVGTSSSASAATEALFVFPWTYNKTPQELNFISLSDGYVNPMAKMVSHLNNFFDNGAIVDFHSCNGLLALVFKLDDCDDHREFVVYNPTTCQHRLIPKFNGSKPNDPQLNDPHFNDPYFDDPHFYHFQITRRFEALNIVFDPSKSDHFKLVYIWRDDYHGDTWDRCGFAVYASETGIWRESMDTLEMDPPDLPTTYFGNGVLWNGDLHWLNDFKYMICFDLDKECLHRDMPSLPVEFSEWEFWYFGECNGCLYVIEVNNPFGLLFDVFEMERDYSKWVLKYHIDLAPLRILYPSMVVEFVDRADRRQCTFGPFGMLFLLEDEKEKKASLVTAFPDKVMLYKINDAVVTEVAEVGPVDFGYSWKSHLNQWKDIYRHMETLAYV, encoded by the coding sequence ATGCTCTCCGGCGAGGCAGGAAATGCAGATTCTTCAGCCGAATCGTCGCAAGAAGAAAAAGCAAAATCTTCAGCCGAATCATCCCAGAAAGCAGGATCAAGAGGGCGTTTCATTAGGCACCTAAGCAGAGCCAGACGAATCTCTCTATCTTCTCAACCGCCGGTTCCGCTTCCCCTCGAACCAGCGAGCAAACTCTCACCATCAATACCAGAAACCCACCACTCTCAGGCAGCAGCGATCTTTATAGCCAACAATATAGATATCTTGCAACaaattttgctttatttgcccCCAAAATCCCTCCTTCGCTTCCAATGCGTCTCCAAGCAATGGCTCTCCATCATCTCGGACCCTGCCTTCCGCCGTCTGCACTCGCGGTTTTATCCCACCACCGTCGGGACTTCCTCTTCTGCCTCCGCTGCCACCGAAGCACTCTTTGTGTTCCCGTGGACATACAACAAGACCCCACAAGAGCTCAATTTCATCTCCCTCTCGGATGGGTATGTAAATCCAATGGCTAAAATGGTTTCCCACTTGAACAATTTCTTTGATAATGGTGCAATTGTGGATTTTCATTCATGCAATGGGTTATTAGCTCTGGTGTTCAAGTTAGATGATTGTGACGATCACAGAGAATTTGTGGTCTATAATCCTACTACTTGTCAGCATAGACTTATTCCTAAGTTCAATGGTTCTAAGCCCAATGATCCTCAGCTCAATGATCCTCATTTCAATGATCCTTACTTCGATGATCCTCATTTCTATCATTTTCAAATAACCCGTCGTTTTGAGGCTTTGAATATTGTGTTTGATCCTTCAAAATCTGATCATTTCAAACTTGTGTATATATGGCGGGATGATTACCATGGTGACACTTGGGATAGATGTGGATTTGCTGTCTATGCATCTGAAACTGGGATTTGGAGGGAAAGTATGGACACGTTGGAGATGGATCCTCCTGATTTACCTACTACTTATTTCGGGAATGGGGTTTTGTGGAATGGTGATCTCCATTGGCTCAACGATTTTAAGTATATGATATGTTTTGACTTGGATAAAGAATGCCTTCACCGAGACATGCCGTCACTTCCTGTCGAGTTCAGTGAGTGGGAATTTTGGTACTTTGGGGAGTGTAATGGGTGTTTATATGTTATTGAGGTCAACAACCCATTTGGGTTGTTGTTTGATGTTTTTGAGATGGAAAGGGACTATTCTAAATGGGTTCTGAAATACCATATCGATCTTGCTCCTCTAAGAATTCTATATCCATCAATGGTAGTTGAGTTCGTTGATCGTGCTGATAGGAGGCAATGTACATTTGGACCATTTGGTATGCTTTTTCTCCTCGAGGatgagaaagagaagaaagccAGCCTTGTGACAGCTTTTCCAGATAAGGTGATGCTTTACAAAATTAATGATGCTGTTGTTACAGAGGTTGCTGAAGTAGGGCCAGTGGACTTTGGGTATAGTTGGAAGAGTCACCTTAATCAATGGAAGGACATCTATAGACATATGGAGACCCTCGCTTATGTTTAA